The Brevibacterium atlanticum genome segment GGCCGGCCCGGCGATGATGCGCGGCAGGCGTCGTTCGGCAAGCACTGCCTCGGCGTCGGTGGTCCCGGCGTCGATGGCGTCCCAGGCGCGGCGCAGTTCGGCTTCGATGCGTGGGCAGTCCCCGCGGTCGCCGCCGGTGATGAGTGCTTCGAGACCGCGCAGATCGGGCAGGATGAATGTCGGACGACGGTCGGGGTCGGCGCGCAGGGCAGCGTGGATGTCGTGGATGCCGGTGAGCACGAGCGCGGTGTCGATGCCGGCGGCGTTGCCGCCTTCGATGTCCGTGTTGAGGCGGTCGCCGACCATGAGCGGGCGGCGGGCGCCGAGGCGGTCGGCCGCGAATTCCATCATGTGCGGGGCGGGTTTGCCGACGATGACCGGTTCGGAGTCGGTGAGCCTGGCCATGAGTTCGACGAATGCGCCGTTGCCGGGAACCTTGCCGGTTTCGGTCAGCAGCGAGTAATCGGGGTTGCTCGCCCACCATTCGACGCCGGAGCGGATGATCTCGCAGGCAAGCACGATCTTTCGGTAGTCGATCTCGGGGTCGAGCCCCTGGGCGACGGCGACGGGGTCGGCGTCGGCCGAGTCCGTGATCTCGAGGCCGGCGGCTTCGAGTGCGGTGCGCAGTCCGGTGGTGCCGACCAGGTGGACGTGGGCACCGTGGCCGAAGCGCTCGGCGAGGCGTTCGGCGAGCACCTGCGCCGAGGTGGTCACCTCGTCCGCGGTCGCCTCGATTCCCATTCCGCTGATCTTCGCGGCGGTCGCTTCAGCGGTGCGCGTAGCGTTGTTCGTCACATAGTTGACGGGGATCCCGCGGTCATGGAGCCAGTTGATGCCCTCTGCTGCACCGTCGACTGCAGAGGCGCCGTGATAGACGACCCCGTCGAGGTCGAACAGGACACAGTCGATGGGCACCCCAGAAGACTCGGGTGCGCCCGAGGGCTCTGGCGCGGAACCATCGGAGGTCTGTGCCTGTTCGGCCGTGAGTGTCACTGCTCTTCGTCGGCCTCAGCGGACGAGGCGTCTTCAGCTTCAGCGGTTGAGGACTCCCCCGCCTCAGCGTCGGCGAGGATCTCGTCGAGTTCGGCTTCGATCTCGTCGTCGGTGACCTTGACCGACTTGAGTTCCTTGGCTGAGACATGGGTCTTCGATGAGAAGGCGCGGGCAGATTCCGTGGCGTCCGCAGGCGACTCGGCGGCTGCGGGCTCCTCAGGGGCAGCCTCGGCCTCGGTGTCGGCTTCTGCGTCGTTCGACTCGTCGGCCGCTTCCGCATCGACGGTCTCAGCATTTCCCTCGGCGTCAGCTGTCTCGGCAGTCTCCTCGGCAGATTCTGCCTCCGCGTCGTCGGGCTGGTCGTCCGAGGCTTCCGGCTCGTCCTCGATCTCTTCGACTGTTTCGATGAGGACTCCGGCGTTCGGGTCGGGCTCTTCGTCGCCGAAGAGGGTGCCGGTGGCCTTCGCCGTGCGGCGGGAGAGCTCTTCGTACTTGTCGGCGAGTTCGGGTTCGCCGTCGATGCGCAGCACCTCGGCGTAGGCGGCCATGAGTCGGACGAGTGCGCCGCTGGGCTTCTGTGTGAAGTCCTCGGCTTCGATGAGTTGGCGGGCGCCGGCGATGTCCTCGAGGTCGGACTTCGCTCCGGCCGCGACGATGACGAGCTCGGTGCGAGTGTCATTGTCGAGCTCGAGTTCTTCGGAAGACTTCAGCAGCTCGAGTGCCTTCTCCGGT includes the following:
- a CDS encoding HAD-IIA family hydrolase, producing the protein MPIDCVLFDLDGVVYHGASAVDGAAEGINWLHDRGIPVNYVTNNATRTAEATAAKISGMGIEATADEVTTSAQVLAERLAERFGHGAHVHLVGTTGLRTALEAAGLEITDSADADPVAVAQGLDPEIDYRKIVLACEIIRSGVEWWASNPDYSLLTETGKVPGNGAFVELMARLTDSEPVIVGKPAPHMMEFAADRLGARRPLMVGDRLNTDIEGGNAAGIDTALVLTGIHDIHAALRADPDRRPTFILPDLRGLEALITGGDRGDCPRIEAELRRAWDAIDAGTTDAEAVLAERRLPRIIAGPAVAEPGTTSTGTASDAHEEDT